A genomic segment from Antedon mediterranea chromosome 6, ecAntMedi1.1, whole genome shotgun sequence encodes:
- the LOC140052193 gene encoding histamine N-methyltransferase B-like, protein MVSVQNDAVYYMKGHKLHSLKMGRYKIMEELAKSVFVSSVIEKMDTKDTNIRSLGIGSSKGDIESIFTKQLSNNFGKLGHTAIEPAEEAIAEYKRLTAKNNWSNVDYSWFHGTFQQFKENLENEENATKYHHISSLDSVYYLENPEDDILFMYNMLENGGMLMIMLDSDENSYSRLAQRFPEYIRLKCISSKEVIAICQQCKFEFQHYHHECNSDITDFFLSNILSAEEKIRLDFIMQTVDFKENVSESFYKEVINYIKSSHCSKLYDGKVLLKNDFDVIFIQKKC, encoded by the exons ATGGTTTCTGTTCAGAATGATGCAGTTTATTATATGAAAGGTCATAAGTTGCATTCATTGAAAATGGGAAGATACAAGATTATGGAAGAATTGGCGAAGTCTGTGTTTGTGTCATCAGTGATCGAAAAAATGGATACTAAAGATACCAACATACGAAGTTTGGGAATCGGAAGCTCTAAAG GAGACATTGAAAGTATCTTTACTAAACAATTGtcaaataactttggaaaacttGGACACACAGCTATTGAACCAGCTGAGGAAGCCATTGCGGAATACAAAAGACTTACTGCAAAGAACAACTGGAGCAACGTAGACTATTCTTGGTTTCATGGTACATTTCAGCAGTTTAAGGAAAATCTTGAAAACGAAGAAAATGCTACGAAATATCACCATATCAGCTCTTTAGATTCTGTCTATTACCTTGAAAATCCAGAAGACGATATTCTATTTATGTACAATATGCTAGAAAATGGCGGGATGTTGATGATCATGCTTGATTCTG ATGAAAATTCATATTCCAGACTAGCACAACGTTTTCCAGAATACATACGGTTAAAGTGCATTTCTTCCAAAGAAGTCATTGCCATATGTCAACAATGTAAATTTGAATTCCAACATTACCACCACGAGTGTAATTCTGACATAACAGACTTCTTTTTATCGAATATTCTCTCGGCGGAAGAAAAGATTAGGCTAGATTTCATTATGCAAACGGTAGATTTCAAGGAAAATGTCTCAGAGAGTTTCTATAAAGAAGTAATTAATTACATCAAAAGTTCGCACTGCTCAAAATTATACGATGGCAAAGTATTGCTGAAGAATGACTTTGatgttatatttattcaaaaGAAATGTTAA
- the LOC140052269 gene encoding histamine N-methyltransferase-like has product MAAVVNDAVYYLEGFKLFSLKMGRYKIMEELAKSVFVTSVIEKMDTKDTNIRSLGIGSSKGDIESIFTKQLSNHFGKLENTVIEPAEEAIEEYKRLTAKNDWSNVDYSWFNGTFQQFKEHREKEGNATKYHHISSIDTLYYLNNPADDILTMYNMLENGGILMIMIVTDENSYYRIGKRFKGIIPLTTVNCSDVLAVCEESQFQFERYHHECTADITEFISSDDYPREKKVTIDYLTQTVNFKESVSECVYKEVIDYIKSSDFSSKSYDGKILLRNDFDFVLIKKKF; this is encoded by the exons ATGGCGGCTGTTGTGAATGATGCAGTTTACTATTTAGAAGGATTTAAGTTATTTTCATTGAAAATGGGAAGGTACAAGATTATGGAAGAATTGGCGAAGTCTGTGTTTGTGACATCAGTGATCGAAAAGATGGATACTAAAGATACGAATATACGAAGTTTGGGAATCGGAAGCTCTAAAG GTGACATTGAAAGTATCTTTACTAAACAATTGTCGAATCACTTTGGAAAACTTGAAAACACGGTTATTGAACCAGCTGAGGAAGCCATTGAGGAATACAAAAGACTAACCGCGAAGAACGACTGGAGCAACGTAGACTATTCTTGGTTTAATGGTACATTTCAGCAGTTTAAGGAACATCGTGAAAAAGAAGGAAATGCGACAAAATATCACCATATCAGCTCGATAGACACACTATATTATCTTAATAATCCAGCAGACGACATTCTAACTATGTATAATATGTTAGAAAATGGTGGGATTTTGATGATTATGATTGTTACTG ATGAAAATTCCTATTATAGAATAGGAAAACGTTTTAAGGGCATTATACCATTAACAACCGTTAATTGCAGTGACGTCCTGGCCGTATGTGAAGAAAGTCAATTTCAATTTGAACGTTACCACCACGAATGTACTGCTGACATAACAGAATTCATATCATCTGATGATTACCCACGAGAAAAGAAAGTTACGATAGATTATTTAACGCAAACTGTAAATTTCAAGGAAAGTGTCTCAGAGTGTGTGTATAAAGAAGTAATTGATTATATTAAAAGTTCTGACTTTTCATCAAAATCATACGACGGAAAAATATTGCTGAGGAACGATTTTGATTTTGTAttgataaaaaagaaattttaa